GCGGTCCTCTCGGTGACGGTCGGCCATGAACTGCACGCCGAGGGGCACACCGTCGGCGTTGCATCCGATTGGGATCTGGGTGGCGGGAAGGCCGAGCACGTTGGCCGGGGTGATGGGTGTGAAGACGCCGTCGTAGAGGGCCCGGACGACGGTCAGGTCATCGGAGAGGTCGTCGTGATGGCCGAACGGCGGCTGGTACCAGGTGGGCAGCACCAGCACCGGAAAATCGTCTAGGAACAAGGCCCACTGGCGGGCCAGGCGGTGGCGTTCGATATGAACTTCCTGGGGTGCCACCTCACCAGCCGGCCAGAACGCCATCGAGGAGCGGATCAGGTGGGCGCCGTCGTCGGACATCACGGCGGACAGGGCCTCCATGGTCATCGGGAAGTCTTCGCCGAGGAGCCGACCCCACACGTCGTAGCACCGCTCCATCTCGGGTGGGGTGGCGTCGACGACGTCCCAGCCGGCGGCGGCCAGAGCTTCGCCGGCCCGGCGAACGGCCTCGCGGGCATCAGGGTGGATTGGCTCACCGGGCAGGTCGGTGGGCACGGCGGCCCGTCGGATGAAGTTCCTGCCGTCGTGGGGCACATCGACTGACCGGGGGTCGCGCGGGTGGCGCCCCACGGTGACTCGCAACATCGCCTCGAGGTCCGCCACCGAGCGGGCCATGGGGCCGGCGACGGCCATGAGTTGCCGTCCCAGCAGAGCTTCGGATGCGCGGGGTGACGTGCCGTGTACGGGCAGGCGTCCGAGGGAGGTCTTGGTCGCAGCGATACCACACGCGTAGGCCGGGTTGCGGACTGACCCGCCGAGGTCACTGCCCATGCCCATGGGGGTCATGCCCGAGGCGATGGCCGAAGCGTCGCCACCGGACGATCCGCTGGCCGTACGGTCCGGGTGCCAGGGGTTGCGGGTCAGGCCGAACAAGGGGTTGTCGGTGGCCAACCGCATGGCCATCTCGGGCTGGTTGGTCTTGGCGATGGGGATGGCCCCAGCGGACCGGAGTCGGCCGATGGTGGGGTCGTCGACCGGGGCGACGTTGTCGGCGAAGGTCGGGATGCCGTAGGTGGTTGGGTGGCCTGCCAAGTCCAGCCCGTCCTTGACGGTGAAGGGGACGCCGGCCAGCGGGCCCAGTGTCTCGCCGGCGGCCCGGGCCCGGTCCGTGGCGTCGGCGGCGGCCCGGGCTTCATCGGCCGTTACCAGCACGGCGGCGTTCAGCCAGCCGTTCACCTCGTCTATGCGTTCCAGATGGGCCTCAATCACCTCGCGAGCTGACACGTCGACACTGGCCATCAGAGAGGCCAGTTCGGTGCCGGTCCGTTGCCAGAGTGGATCAGTCATCGTGGCAACCTAACCACCACCCGGAGAGCGGAGGACGGCGACATGCCGCAAGCAGAGTCCAATGGGCTGACACTGGAGTACGAAGAGTTCGGTGATTCCGCCGATCCGCCGATCCTGCTCATCATGGGGCTGAGTGCCCAAATGACGGTGTGGCCCGAGGACTTCTGTCGGCAGTTGGCCCACCGGGGTCACCGAGTGATCCGATTCGACAACCGGGACGTCGGCCTCAGCACGTGGTTCGACCAGTGCCCGGTGGGTGATCCGGTCGAGGCCTTCCTCACGTTCCTGGGTGGCGGGTCCGTCGAATCGCCCTACGCCATGGCCGATCTAGCCGATGATGCTGCCGGCCTGCTAGACGCCCTCGGCCTCGATTCGGTGCACGTGGTGGGCGCCTCGTTCGGAGGGATGATCGCCCAGCGGATCGCCATCGGACATCCCGACCGGGTCCGGAGTCTGACCTCGATCATGTCGATGCCCAGGGTCATCCCCATGGATCTGGAGGTGGCCCTGTCGCTGCAGGCTCCTGACGTGGACCCGTCGGACCACGAAACGGTCGTGGCATCGGGAGTCGCGGCTGCCCGCCTATACGCCGGAACGGGGTTCACCTTCGACGAGGAGGGAGCCCGCCGGCAATCACTGGCCAACCTGAAGCGGGCCTGGCACCCTGATGGTGGCGTACGTCAGGCCTTCGCCGCACTGGCCGACGAGGATCGTCGCCCCGGCCTGGCAGAGGTGACGGTTCCCGCGTTGGTCATCCACGGCACCGAGGATCCGCTCGTCGTGCCTCAGGGTGGGCAGGAGACCGCCGATGCAATCCCGGGTGCCGAACTGGTGTGGATAGAGGGCATGGGGCACGAGATGCCCGAGGCGGCGTGGCCTCAGATCCTTGATCCGATCAGTGCGCTGGTTGCCCGGGCCGAGACCCTCTGACCCTTTCGGTTGGTACCTGTCGGCCTGCGGGCCGACAGGCGATCAGGGCTGGATGATGATGAGGCGGTCCTCGGTCATCTCGCGCACCGTGTAGGCGGGGCCTTCACGGGTGTTGCCCGAGTCACGGATGCCGCCATACGGCATGTGGTCGGCCCGCCACGACGGCGACTCGTTGATGAGCACACCGCCGTACTCGAGGACCTCGGTGGCCCGCAGGGCCTTGCCGATGTCGTTGGTGAACACAGCGGCCTGTAGCCCGTAGGTACTGGCGTTAGCCCTGGTCAGGGCGTCCTCGTAGTCGGTATAGGTGGCAATGCCCACCACCGGTCCAAACACCTCAATGCAACTGACCTTCATGTCATCGGTGACGTCGGCCAGAACGGTGGGGGCCAGAACGCCGTCGGTCATGGTGCCGCCACAGACCAGCGTGGCCCCGGCTGCCGTGGCTTCATCGACCCAGGCGGCGACCCGTTCGGTCTCGCCGCCGTCGATGAGCGACGACACATCGGTGGCCGGATCGGCTGGATCGCCCACGGTGAGGCTGCGGGCCTGGTCGGCCATGGCCTCGGTGAACGCAGTGGCGATATCTTCGTGCACGTAGATGCGCTGGGTGGAGATGCAGGTCTGACCGGCGAAGCCGAAGGCCGCCATCTTCAACTTGGCGGCTGCAGCAGCCACGTCGACGTCGGGTTCGATGACGATCGGCGAGTTGTTGCCGAGTTCGAGGGAAACCTTCTTGCGGGGGGCGGTAGCTCGGATGTTCCAACCCACGGGTGGCGAGCCGGTGAAGGTGATCATGGCCACGTCATCGTGTTCGACCAGATGTGCGGCAGTACGGCCCGGGCAGGTGACCACGTTCAACCAGCCCGGCGGCAGACCACAGTCCTCGAGGAGGACCTCGGCCAGCAGGAGGGCGGTCAACGGGGTAGACGAGGCCGGCTTGAGGACCACCGGGCAGCCAGCGGCGATCGCCGGTGCAATCTTGTGACACACCAGATTCAACGGAAAGTTGAACGGCGAGATGGCTCCGACCACGCCGATCGGGACCTTTTTGATGAAGCCGGTCTTGCCTTCACCAGCCGGACTGGCGTCCAGCGTCAGGGCTTCGCTGGTCATGGTCCGGGCCACGGCGGCCGAGAACCGGGCCGTGTCGACGGCCCGGGAGGCCTCGACGCGGGCAGTGCTGATGGGCTTGGCCGCCTCAGCCGAGATGCTCTGGGCGAACTCCTCCTGTCGGGCCGTAAGGGCCTCGGCCAGACGGTCCAAGATGGCGGCGCGTTCGTGGGTGGGGATCGCTCCGGCGGCCAGAGTGGCCTTTGCCGTGGCGATGGCCGCGTCGAGGTGTTCCGTCGTGCCCACCGGGACACTGCCCAGGACACGACCGTCGTAAGGCGACCGGACCTCGTCGGCCTTGTCGGCGTCGACGCGCTCGGCGCCGATGATCATCAGGTGATGTTCGCTCACGGGGAAGACCTCCGGGGACGCGCGTGTGACCGGGACAACCTACACTGATGCAGATACTTCGGACCCGAATGAATCTGAT
Above is a window of Acidimicrobiales bacterium DNA encoding:
- a CDS encoding alpha/beta hydrolase, which codes for MPQAESNGLTLEYEEFGDSADPPILLIMGLSAQMTVWPEDFCRQLAHRGHRVIRFDNRDVGLSTWFDQCPVGDPVEAFLTFLGGGSVESPYAMADLADDAAGLLDALGLDSVHVVGASFGGMIAQRIAIGHPDRVRSLTSIMSMPRVIPMDLEVALSLQAPDVDPSDHETVVASGVAAARLYAGTGFTFDEEGARRQSLANLKRAWHPDGGVRQAFAALADEDRRPGLAEVTVPALVIHGTEDPLVVPQGGQETADAIPGAELVWIEGMGHEMPEAAWPQILDPISALVARAETL
- a CDS encoding amidase: MTDPLWQRTGTELASLMASVDVSAREVIEAHLERIDEVNGWLNAAVLVTADEARAAADATDRARAAGETLGPLAGVPFTVKDGLDLAGHPTTYGIPTFADNVAPVDDPTIGRLRSAGAIPIAKTNQPEMAMRLATDNPLFGLTRNPWHPDRTASGSSGGDASAIASGMTPMGMGSDLGGSVRNPAYACGIAATKTSLGRLPVHGTSPRASEALLGRQLMAVAGPMARSVADLEAMLRVTVGRHPRDPRSVDVPHDGRNFIRRAAVPTDLPGEPIHPDAREAVRRAGEALAAAGWDVVDATPPEMERCYDVWGRLLGEDFPMTMEALSAVMSDDGAHLIRSSMAFWPAGEVAPQEVHIERHRLARQWALFLDDFPVLVLPTWYQPPFGHHDDLSDDLTVVRALYDGVFTPITPANVLGLPATQIPIGCNADGVPLGVQFMADRHREDRTLAAAAVVEAAHPPITPIDPVQD
- a CDS encoding aldehyde dehydrogenase family protein; the encoded protein is MSEHHLMIIGAERVDADKADEVRSPYDGRVLGSVPVGTTEHLDAAIATAKATLAAGAIPTHERAAILDRLAEALTARQEEFAQSISAEAAKPISTARVEASRAVDTARFSAAVARTMTSEALTLDASPAGEGKTGFIKKVPIGVVGAISPFNFPLNLVCHKIAPAIAAGCPVVLKPASSTPLTALLLAEVLLEDCGLPPGWLNVVTCPGRTAAHLVEHDDVAMITFTGSPPVGWNIRATAPRKKVSLELGNNSPIVIEPDVDVAAAAAKLKMAAFGFAGQTCISTQRIYVHEDIATAFTEAMADQARSLTVGDPADPATDVSSLIDGGETERVAAWVDEATAAGATLVCGGTMTDGVLAPTVLADVTDDMKVSCIEVFGPVVGIATYTDYEDALTRANASTYGLQAAVFTNDIGKALRATEVLEYGGVLINESPSWRADHMPYGGIRDSGNTREGPAYTVREMTEDRLIIIQP